The Acaryochloris thomasi RCC1774 genome contains a region encoding:
- a CDS encoding SDR family NAD(P)-dependent oxidoreductase encodes MQTSFDQLVVVVASRGIGAKVTEHLVSRTRQLTAVSRSPAPFGRWVEADVSQEKGIEAIKKAVADTALNGLLYMGGTWETQAFTSEYAFEQCSDEDIAQVLSVNFITPILLVKSLLLSLRKSPNPKVILMGALSGLDNFPAREVANSASKFGLRGVVHALRDDRIAVTVMNPGNIAAPEVLSDLSEAGESDDHATPLFDLLSIIDCVLSLFRSTCTKEIQVPAMNARGA; translated from the coding sequence TTGCAAACTTCATTTGATCAGCTCGTCGTCGTCGTTGCCAGTCGAGGCATTGGTGCCAAAGTCACTGAGCATCTTGTCTCTCGTACACGTCAATTGACTGCAGTTTCTCGTTCTCCAGCTCCGTTCGGGCGTTGGGTTGAAGCTGATGTCAGCCAGGAGAAAGGTATCGAAGCAATTAAGAAGGCGGTAGCAGATACTGCACTGAATGGATTACTTTATATGGGCGGTACGTGGGAGACCCAAGCATTTACTTCCGAGTATGCTTTCGAGCAGTGTTCTGACGAGGATATAGCTCAGGTATTGTCTGTTAACTTCATAACACCCATTCTCCTTGTAAAATCCTTGTTACTGTCTCTGCGAAAATCACCAAACCCTAAAGTCATATTGATGGGTGCTCTGTCAGGGCTAGATAATTTTCCCGCAAGAGAAGTGGCAAATTCAGCGTCAAAGTTCGGTTTGCGTGGCGTTGTTCACGCGCTACGAGACGATAGAATTGCGGTCACAGTAATGAATCCTGGAAATATTGCAGCTCCTGAAGTTCTATCTGACCTGAGCGAAGCCGGAGAATCGGACGATCATGCGACACCGCTTTTTGATCTACTGAGCATTATTGACTGCGTTCTTTCTCTGTTTCGATCAACCTGTACTAAAGAAATTCAAGTTCCAGCAATGAATGCGAGAGGAGCCTAA